The Perognathus longimembris pacificus isolate PPM17 chromosome 12, ASM2315922v1, whole genome shotgun sequence genome includes the window TACAATGTGTGCTAATAAGTTATTTAATAGGAATTACAAACAATTGTATAGAGTCCTTGTACATAGTCACTGTCATtcattatgtaaaatatttagcTTCTTGAATGTCACCTAAATGTACAAATGATGGCGTATTTTGTGGGCTAGTTCATAGGACGCAGACTTTCTATAAATTATTGGGAAATCTCTGCATTTTTAaagtttccttctgtttttatcttCTGCAGAAAGCTAATCTTATTACTTTGGCCCTGTGTTAATCTGACTCAGAATGCTGACTCGCATCAAACAATATTTCAGTGCAAATTAATATATCACAGGAGAAAGAGTGCTGAGCTCTGTGCTGTTTCTGTATTTGAATTGTTGCTAATGTAAGTGATGAAAGGAGAGTTGCTCAGAGCAGCTATGTCACTGTGGAGAAAACACATTCTCCATCTGCTCGGCAGGTCATCCAAGAGCGGGTTGTTTGCTTCTCCAGACCTCACTGGCCTCTGGGATGGTTGCTGTAACTTTCCCTTCACCTTTAACGCTGTTACACATGCACAGCAGATACAAGTGTAAAACAAAGTCATGTTTTCCTTTCCAACCTAATGCCTTATGCTAGCAGAGGAAGAAGCATAAACTATAAGGGACTGATGATTGGTTTTGGCCTAATTCAAGCAAGAACCTTTCATTACAAAGAATTTTTTCTTAAGTGCAAAAGAATCAGGTATTGtaacatatgcctgtaatccttaagTAGGAGGGTTGTGAGTTTCAGGCCAGCAAGCCTCCAGCCAGCCTAAGCTAAATACCAGGAACCGGTGTCAAACTACCACCAATGCCTCCCCTATCCTACCCCccaaacccctccccccaaaaggcaAAAGGTTACAGAAGCCTAATTATATcacgtgtgtgtgtttataagcCCTCATCCTACTTTAAAGTAACTACAATTTGTCTAGACTATGACTCCAGTTTTATTACTGCTACTATACTTTCCTCCATAATTTTACTCTTTGTATATCTGAGTgttcagaaaataatttattaattaaaaaatgagaGGCCACACAGGAAAGCAcagtcaggaggcagagggagacaAACTGTGGGCAAGAGAACTTATTTGGCTTTCATAAGGAGGAACGAGTGAAGCAAGAGAGGCTGATATAAATAATTGCAGTGAGTTCTGGGGCTTAGGGTTGTCCTACTTTTCCATTACCTGGCCCTGGGTGGGACAGAATCTCAatacagttttgatttgcatttcctttatggctaaggaggttgaccatttcttcatatatttcttAATGACTTGTATTTTCTTCTGATAACTTTCAGATCATTTTGggtgtccatttattaattgaactaTTTATTCCTTTgctctttaactttttaaatgttttgttggtcatggggcttgaactcagggccaaggctctgttcctgagcccctctgtgcttaaaactagcactctactacttgagccaaagtgtcACTTACGCTTTTTCGGAGTCatttagtggagataagggtctcatggactttcctacacaagctggctttgaactgagatcctcaaatctcagcctcctgagtagctaggattacaggtatgagtcactgatgcccagctgatatttaatatttaaagctCTTCAAATATTCTGGATAGTAATCCTTTGTTCATTGAATAATGgtgacattttctttcattctcttgggTGTCTTTTGATTCTGGCATTTCTTGGATGTGCACAAGCTTTATGGTTTCTATAGTACTATTCATCTATTCTAACTCTTTATTTGTGGAGTTATTGGGGTGATTTCAGAGACTAATTACCTATCCTTATATTTTCTAGGATTTTCCCAATACTTTCTCGTAGCAGTTTTAAGGTTTAATAATACAAGTTCTTattcatttggagttgatttttgcaCAGGGTGAGAGACAGTTTCATTCTTCTGCATGTAGATAACAGTTTCCCCTAGCAaagtttgttgaagaggctatcttctgAGTATATATTTTGGGTTTCTTTGTCAAAAATTAGTTGTCTGTAACTGTGAGGTTTGATTTCTGCATATCCATTCTATCCTATTTATTAGTCTTTGTGTCGGCTTTTGTGCAAGTGCCAAACTGTTTTTGTTACTGTAGTCCTGTAATACAAAGTTCAGTATTGTAATACttccagcattgcttttttttctttaagattgcttttgctatttgcaTATGCATTTTAGGATTGATTTTTATATTCCTGCCAAGAATGACACTGAGATTTGGATGGCACATTGAATCAGTACATTAGCTGTATGATCATGATATTAGTTCTGCCAATCTATAaatatgggaggtctttccaactTCTAGtgtcttcttccatttctttcttcaaagttttATAAAGTTTTCATTGTAAAAGGTCTTTTACCTCCTTGGTTGAGTTTGTacctaggatttttgttttgttttcctaaggCTGTTGTGAATGgaattttctgatttttcagCCTGTTAAATGTTTGTGTGCATAAAAACTATTGACTTTTGTATGTTGATTTCTATCCTATGTTGACAAAAGTGTTTGACATATCCAGAATTTTTTTGGTGGCATGTTTAGGAATACTTTGACATCTTCCTTTATTATTTGgagccttttctttctcttgccttattgcactGGCAAGAATTCTAATCTTACAAAGAACAAGCCTGAAAAAAGTAGActcccttgtctttttttttctctgtcatggggcttgaactctgggtgctgtccctgagcttttcagctcaaggctagtgctctaccacttgcgccacagcgccctttccagttttctagtggttaattggagataaagagtctcacggactttcctgcccaggctggctttgaatgtaaatcctcagattgcagcctcccgagtagctaggattacaggcatgagctggttCTTGACTTTAACAGgaatgcttttaatttttcttcacttagtatgatgttgTCTATATGCTTTTTAGTACATAAACTTCATTATATTCAGGTATATCCCCTCTACAAGTGACTTCAGAACTTTCATCATAAAATgctgttgaattttgtcaaaggccttTTCTGTATTAGTTGAGATGGTTATTTGATTCTTGCCCTGATCCTGTTTTATAAGCTGTATTACATTTGTTGATTTGTatatattgaaccatctttgcatctaACCTGATAGGAAACCAACCTACTTATGGtatatgattttgtgtgtgtgtgtgtataagaaagagagaaagaaagagagagatagagaaagagagaggaagacagacagacagacagacagacagacagacagacagacagagacagacagagagaacagagtcctggggcttgaattgagggtacagtccctgaactttttgtgctgaaggctggtgctctaccacttgagccacagctccacttccagcttttttggtggctaattaaagAATTTCATTGAcctccctgcctaggctggcttcaaactacagtcctcagatctgtttcctgtctacctaggattacaagcatgagacaccagcactcagctgtaTGATCTTTTTGTTGTGGAACTTGGCCTACAAGTATTTTGTTGAAATTTTTGCATTtattgaagtggtgctgtagctcaagtggtagagcgctagccttgagctgaagagctcagtgcccaggcccagaattcaacccCTGGGAcctattaaaacatttttaaaatgcatttatgtTCATTAAAGAGATTCTCCTTTCTCATTGTGTGCTTTCCTGATTTGGCAATGGGTGTGATAGTATTACATAGGTGTTCTATAGAATGAATTTGGTagtattcctttcctttctttcatagaAAAAATTGCAGAGTATTGATGTTGTTCTTTGAATGTCTAGTAGAATTTATCAGTAAATCCATGACTCCAGCTATTTTCTCAGGCTACTTTTCAGATAGTCTTACTTTCCAACTGTGTGTGCACACCTGAGCTATGATCCACCAACTTCTACATTTCCTATcgttgctgggatcacagatatGTGCTACCATGTCCATTTTCCCTCCATGGAGACAGTCTCTCAAGCTTTGCTGTCCTGAAACCACGACCCTCCCAATCTTGAGATTTTTCTCTTAAttattccttgttttcctagcCCGGTCTCTAGCTCAGTCTGTAGGCCTGCCTGGCCTCAGAGTGCTTGCAATGTAGACTGATCAGATCACTCCAGCAACTCCACAATCTGACTCTTTGCCAGAGGAGGTAATTGTCCTGTTTACCGAAATGTTCTTTAGGCAATGAAATGTCTCTCAGTAGGAAGGGCGGAGTGCCAACCAGCCTTCTTTAGTTGCTTTTCTAGCTCTTACCAAGAGTCCTCAGCTTGCTGAAGTTGAAACCCTTCCCTCTCTGTCAGCCTCCAGTAGAAGACTCTCACTTCAATACCAGCCAGGGGACGGAGAAACCGCATCATCAATTGTTTcccgagccccccctccccccacctccacccttgGTTGTAACTCAGTCCCCAAAGACTATCAAACTACTGACCAATTCTAAGCAGCTAATATAAACTGATCACTCTATGATCTCTACTAATAGAGGGTAGATTCTTTGTTTTCTCTGGCAGTGAAGTTGCTCTAACTGGGCAGTGTTTgaggaaaaaaaccctcaagttTAGAGATTTGCAAGGCCAGtaaaaagaatttttgttttttttttatcttttttacatTACATAGAGATTTTCAGTATGTTCCTCCCATCTGCCCCAAACTCATTAACATGTAGTCACATGCACACATTCTAAGAAATGCATGGGATGTTGATTTCATTGTGTAAGCAATCCTAGGGTATACCTACACCACAGTGTACACACCACTCGGTGAGGCCTCCTGATGCACTCATAAAATGGTAAACAGGAAACAGATGATGTAAGAAGAAAGGAATACTCTAAAATACTGATATATAGTATGAGCCAGGTGCacaagcacccccacccccaccaaatatGGTGGTgcttgcttgtaatcccagctgccagtaaaactgagatgtaaggatggtgatttgaggccaccctgggcaACATCACAAGACCCCACAGTCCTGGGGAtagaacctggggcctgggcactgcccctgagctatgtggtggttaactggagagaaatgtctcccagactttcctacccagattggcttcaaaccacaatcctcagctctcagcctcctgggtagacaAGATTACATTCTACTATCTACTCTTAGACTTCAGAGACAATCAGTTGCTTTAAGACCTTAGCTCCACAATGGGTTTGAGAAAGAACAAATAACCAAGTTAATAAATGGGTAAACAGAAGATTGCTCAGAATACAAATAGCTAAggaaatagacacatgaagaaccattcaacatccttagccataaaggaaatagcAAAATCATTATTTAAGTAAAACAATGGGATACTATAGAGAGCACTAAAATAAACACTATGTATATGCTTATattgttttaaacaaaattaatcaGTATTGCTGAGGATGTGGAGAAACTGGAATCCAatatgggaatgtaaaatggtataCCAGCTAATAGAAAACagaagttctggggctgggaatatggcctagtggcaagaatgcttgcctcatatacatgaagccctgggttcgattcctcagcaccacatatatagaaaatggccagaagtggcgctgtggcttaagtggcagagtgctagccttgagcaaaaagaagccagggacagtgctcaggccctgagttcaaggcccaagactgacaaagtaaaaaataaaataaaataaaactaagaaaacaaaGTTCCTTCTTAATCTAACAATTTCACTTGGTATATAGCCCAAATTTAAAGCATTCTGAAGACATTCACATAcctatgttcactgcagtataATACACAATAGTCAAGCAGCCAAAATCAaccagatgaagaaaatgtgcaaTCATCACACATGACAACATGGCTGAACATTAAAGATCTTATGAAGTAAGTCAGATCTTATTCCATGAATTATCTGAGAGTATGTATAATGGGTATAGTTTCAgctttgcaaaatgaaaaaagatcTGGCTTTCACTTTTTGCATCCTTGTTTTAGAATTGTATGACAGAAAACATATGGTAAGATATGTTGTccataatttgttttaaaataatcttaatgTTTAGGGGGCTGGGTTGAGTCACTTGAAATAAGATCAGCATCCGCTGAGAATCTTTGAAAACTAAACTAGGACAGGCTATACCATTCTCCTTGTATGTTTGGAATCTTTCAtcacaaaagaaattttttttttccagtcctggggcttgaactcgggacctgagcactgttcctgactgcTAGCCCTTGTGCcccaggaccacttctggctttttacaagagaatttttaaaaagcattatcaaattgaaaaataaatcaacagaAATTCTACACAAGAAGTTAAGGAAATCTGCCAGAATGTGTAATAAAAGACTAAACAAGGTACAGAATGGTAAGGGAAaagacatattttttctttttgctggttttcaggtccctgagcctctttatgttcaaggctagctttctactacttgagtcacagcaccacttccagcttcttctgagtagtttattgaagatgactctcatagactttcctgcccaggctggctttgaactagaatcctcagatctcagcttcctgagtagccaggactacagaccTGAGTTACTGGCGCCCTGCTGGAAGCCATGAAATTAACAGCAACCTCTGAAAGAAAAGTGGTAAATGAAAGGCAAGGttttgaggaccaatggaatagaactgaagacccagaaatgaacccaaagacctatggccacctaatctttgataagggagccaaaaaataggatggaagaaagacagcttcttcaacaaagggtgctggcaaaattggttaaacacctgcaaaaaaactaaagctagatccttatatatcaccctgcactagaatcagtttcaaatggatcaaagactttgatGTAAATCAGATActttgaaaacattgcaggaaggaataggagaaaccttttcttaataaaggcccagaaacacagcaaatcaaagaaaggttggacaaatgggattgcatcaagctgCAGAACTTTTGCCCAGCAAATGATATAGCTAACAAGatgaatagaaagccctcagactgggagatctttactggccatatgacaagggcctcatacctaaaatatatatttagaactcaaaaaaataagttcccccaaaacaaattctgaaactgccccctcaataaatgggctaaagacttaaagattgAGACCCCTCTGAGATTctacacctcaccccagtaagaatgtccattatctatcaagaaaagtaacaacagGTGCTGGCGGGGATATGGCcagaaaggaaccctactacactgttggtggaagtgtatacttgtccaaccactctggaaagcaagtgTGGAGGatcctcaaaaggttaaacatagagctcccctatgacccagcaaccccaattttgggcatttacccaaaggattacaagcaagatcacactaaagccaccagcacatctatgtttatcacaacacaatttaccattgccaaaatatggaaccaacccagatgcccctgagtaaacaaatggatcaagaaaatgtggtaatatacataatggaattctatgaatcTATTACaaagaatgacttggccccattcatgaggaaatggaaaagacctgggatactaagtgaagtgagccagacccaaagaaacaaactctatggtttcactcattggaaaccattagtacttgtctaggatagtacaagcagaagagcacaatagctcaatagcaatgtatagatgatcatataagatgatgctaagtgaaatgaactacaagatttggtagtaagtggtttatctttgatgtcgTTATTTTCAATGTTCCCTATGAAATAatgcctttttgtctttcttcaccatgcttttacccctgccgtcactgtaactgattttggtaccctgggtattgtatgtttaacggaactagggaaggagaacaccaaaatggagagacaaaggggaaaaggtgaaccaatgcaacagcaatacttacaagacaatatgttgtaaaccaactgtacatctcaaggAGTGGGGGGGGCTCCCtaactggggaggaggaaggtgggagaaaaagttttataaaaattccgacaagaaatgtactcactgccttgcgtatgtaactgtaacccctctgcacattactttgacaataaaaaaaaaatttttttttggccagtcctgggcctaggactcagggcctgagccctgtccctggcttccttttgctcaaggatagcactctgcctacttgagccacagcgccacttctggctgttttctacatatgtggtgctggggaattgaacccagggcttcatgtatatgaggcaagcactcttgccactaggccctatcaccagcaccccccaaaaaaattttttttaaggcaaggaATGAAGAGATACTTTTGTGTATAATGATGCTGTTGACTGATACTGATTGGTGGGTATAAAGTCATTTGAGGATTATCAGCTTGGCAGCTTTACTTAAGGGGAAATGTGCtcttccaagggctgggaatgtggcttagtggtagagtgcttgcttgcctaccACACATGTTAATAAACTGCATGTGACctttctcaaagaaaaagaaccagataTGCCTGCCCACCTGGTTCTAAtgttcaattctcagcctcctgaatacttagGATTACAAGTAAGAGCCACAAGTACCCAGCAAGGCAGCTTTCTttcttcatggggcttgaactctgggcctgggagctgtctctaagctcttcagctcaaggctagcacactaccatttgaggaACTATGCCACTTcctgtcttctggtggttaattagagataagagtctcccagactttcctgcctgggctggctttgaactgagatccctcagatctcagcctcctgagtacttagtgCTACATGTGTATACCAGCGCCTGGCCATAGCTAATAAGACAATAGTTATATTTCTGACAAGCAACTTAATCTAATGCCATCTTCCATAACCAGTCTGTGCACAACCACCCTGTGAGAAATAAGGGCCTAGGATGAGAAACTTAGGTGTTTTCTTGGAAAATGGTACCCTGAGAGAAAACGTACACAAGTTTACCCATTTGGGATACATGTCCCTTTGGCACAGTCAAGGCTTAAGTCCTGTACATTAACAAAGCCCTTAAACCCAAGGAACTAAATTTGGAATGACCTGTCAGGCCTGGTCTTCCACTTCAACATCCTTTCCCTTGTTCATTTTACATCCTGGGTATGTATGTACACTCTGGGATGGCTGAAGAAATATAATCCTGCAATCAACAGCCAGTCTCTGAATTGGTAGGTCATAGTTTTAAATGGATACTAGATCAAAGACAAGGTCTGAGATTTCCATTCCCAACTTTTAACTCTCCATAAAAGGGTGGCCTGTTGTATGGGCACATTGACTCACTCCTGTAAGTAATCCCAGATAAGAGGAAGACATCAGGAAGAATGGAAAGGCCAACCCGAGCAGTTAGGAGACTTGCATCTCAGCAAGCTGGGTGGGGTAGCAGACAGCTGCAAACTCTACTATGCACAAGGGCATAGATGACCAAGGCTAACGTGGGAAGTGAAGACCCCACCTTAAAAATAAAGCAGCAGcagtggctccctcctgtaatctgagctacttaggctatttgaggactacaatcccaaaccagcccaggcatggactttgagactcttaaccacAAGAGCTGTtgtttacatctataatcctcactactccgGAGgttaagatgtgaggattgcaatggtttgaagccagccagggcaaagtctgagactcacctccaaccAAGCACAAACACAAgccaagaagtggagctatggttcaagtggtagagtattagcctgagaacaaaagttcaggggcagtgccttgactgagttcaagcctcagaaccggcACCTGCATAAGCATGCACACAAACATAGGGACCacgtccaggcccagaattcaaatcccaagactaccacaaaataaaatatactccaAGGCATTGTAGGGATTTTACTTGCAAGCAGACCTCAACTTCTCTGGAACTGAGGTGTTCCCATTAAGTGCTGTTTTAGCTGAATGACTTttctgacagtcctggggcttgaactcagggcctgggtactgtcactgagcttcttttgctcatggtaggcattctaccacttgaggcacagcactgcttctggccttttctgtttatatggtacgaAGGAATCCAATCCAGGGTTCCATGCATGCTATGAAGTACTATGACACAGTCCAGCAACACTAGTTTAAAACACTGTGAGAAACACGGCTAGGCTTTGGATGTCATTCAGTAACTACCTAAGCTGTGAGGGAGGGGGAAACTTGTTTCATTACCTTTTAATTTCCCCAGTATGTATTTTTGTCAGTTTTCATAAAATGACTTCCTTAATCCAGTCTGAATACTCAAGCAATATCCCTAagcatggggggtggggcggcTAGAGGGCTAACCCCAACACAGGCATAACAAAATCCCTGAACCTATTTGAGGGgtacattttaaaatcaatgaATGTTAAAATGCCCTCAATAGGATTAAGGGAACAAAACCTGTCTATGCCATACACAACAAAACCATACACTAGTTTAAACACTAGACTTAACTGTTCACCAAGCCagttgtttcaaaaaaaaatattcttagttAAAATCTTCACTTTAACTGCAATTAAGACAGGACAGTGCAGAGAAATGGCAGTCTAAGaccaaacagaaagaaatgacCTATTACCATATCCCTATTAGACAATTTTCTCTCAATGACTTTGCAAACTGGTAaaattatctattttttaaaagaaccaaaaTCTtcaggacagtactcaagccccaggactagcaaatgtATACACATGAAGAATTGGCAAAAGCAAAATGGTAGTGCTTTCATATTCTCTAGGACTTCTCTTACTAGAACCactttagatatttatttattaatgtacCTTTTTGTACCATATTTACCATAATGTACCATATTTATTAATGTACCTTTTTTGGGACTACTTGATTATATCCAGccttcaaataattaaaatacaatcAAGAGCAAATTGGTTTACTAGCCTCTAGAAAACAAATgactatctgaaaagtaaaactCACAGAAAACTAAAGTGTTTGCATTGTGAATAAGTCAACGAAATAAATCAGCAAGTCAATTTATTAAAAACATTTGACTTAGGCATCTGCAATGGTAACTTCAACCTCCACTCCTGGCTCAATACTGATGGAAGTGATCTGCTTGACAATCTCAGAAGGGCTGTGTAAGTCGATAAGTCGCTTGTGGATCCTCATCTGGAAACGATCCCACGTCTTAGAACCTTCACCACAAGGGGTTTTTCTTGTAGTGATTCTCAAAGTCTGCAACAGAAAACCAAAGCCCAGGTTTTAGTACTGATCCTTAGGACATCCGGAAACTTACTACTACTTTATAGTTGTATCTTTTGACAACGTTTCCCCTTAGCACTATTCCTTCAGATACCAGCCATGAACAATCCAAGTTGATTTGCACCAGAGGCTGTGCGGTTAACCAGCAACAGCACACCAAATTAAGACAAGACACTCCTCCGAGGGTTAGGTACTGAGTGAATACTAACCAGATTCTACCAGTTGTCCTTACCTGAGTCTTACACTGTTAACATCACTGTAAGAATTCTTTTATAGCAAGCTGCCAAACCCCTCGCGGTGGACACTCACGAGAAGAGCAGCCGCGCCTAGTTACCTGCGGGGTCCCCCCACCCCTCGGTGAGCTTACCTTGGTAGGCATGCGCACTGGTCCTTTCACTTTGAGATTCTTTTCCTTGGCGCCTCGGATCAGGTCAGCGCAGActatgggggagagggggagacaaaAGCACCCATCAGTTCGCTCCCAAGCACACACGCAGGTTCCAAGCCGCGGCTACCGGGCCGGCTCAGAATAGCGTATACCACCCTCACCGAGACTCAGCATGGTAGGCGTCTCCTCATCGCCAGCTACTTAACCAGAGGGCTGGGTGCGAGAGGCCCGGGGGACGCAGTTCTAGGCTCTTCCCCCGTGTGCCACGCGGCTGCAAGTCCCAGGCAAGTCCCGCACTGACCCTTCTCCAGAGACTTCACGTTGCGGCTGGTCAGGGTGATCCGAATCCGGTGAATCGCCACCTCCGGCTCCACGGGCGTCTTTCCGGTGTCTTTAAAGGCCTGTTATTTTACAGGCGaggggaaaacaacaacacagcCGCGCGTGAGCCCCCGTCGGTCCCTTTCCCGGCTCCCGCCATTCGGGGGAGGGCCCTGGGGCCAGGCGCCCGCGCGTTCCGCGCCTCCCCGACCCCGGTCCCGGTCCCGGGCAGCGCCGCGCGAAGCCGTCCCCCGCCTCACCATGGCTGAGGCGCGGCTTCCTGACCGACTTGTTCCTCGGCGAGAGCGAACAGCGGTGAGTCAGGAGCAGGAGCGGCCGTGACGAAGCCCACAGTCGCGCCTC containing:
- the Rps20 gene encoding 40S ribosomal protein S20 translates to MAFKDTGKTPVEPEVAIHRIRITLTSRNVKSLEKVCADLIRGAKEKNLKVKGPVRMPTKTLRITTRKTPCGEGSKTWDRFQMRIHKRLIDLHSPSEIVKQITSISIEPGVEVEVTIADA